TGATCCTCGTCGGCCCGTCCGGCTGCGGGAAGTCCACGCTGCTGCGGATGATCGTCGGGCTGGAGGACATCACCAGCGGCGACATGGTCATCGGCGGCAAGCGGGTCAACGACAAGGCGCCGCGGGAGCGCAACCTGTCGATGGTCTTCCAGAACTACGCGCTGTACCCGCACCTGACCGTGTTCGAGAACATCGCCTTCCCGCTGCGGCTGGCCAAGGTCGACGACGCGGAGGTGCAGCGGCGGGTGAACGAGGCCGCCGACGTCCTGGAGCTGCACGAGCACCTGGAGCGCAAGCCGGCCAACCTCTCCGGTGGTCAGCGGCAGCGGGTGGCGATGGGCCGGGCGATCGTCCGCCAGGCCGAGGCGTTCCTCTTCGACGAGCCGCTGTCGAACCTGGACGCCAAGCTCCGCGGCCAGATGCGCACCGAGATCTCCCGGCTGCAGCGCCGGCTGGGGATCACCACCGTCTACGTCACCCACGACCAGACGGAGGCGATGACCCTCGGCGACCGGGTCTGCGTGCTGCGCAAGGGCAAGATCCAGCAGGTCGCGTCCCCGCGCGAGCTGTACGAGCAGCCGGTCAACCTCTTCGTCGCCGGCTTCATCGGCTCCCCGCCGATGAACTTCCTGCCGGCCACGCTCGAGGGCTCCCGGCTGACCACGCCGTTCGGTGACATCGAGCTCGACGAGCGGCGGGCATCCGCGGTCGCCGGCCGCGACCTGCTCCTGGTCGGCATCCGGCCGGAGTACTTCGAGGACGCCTCCCTGGTCGACGAGGCGAAGCGGCCGCTCGGGTCGGTCTTCACCGCCCGGGTGGACGTGACCGAGTGGCTCGGTGACTCGCAGTTCGCCTACATCCCCTACGAGGCCCCCGACGAGATCCGCTCCCAGCTCCGCGAGCTGTCCAAGGAACTGGACGCCGAGGAGCTGCGCACCCAGGCCATCGTGTCGATCGACGCGACCAGCCGGATCCGGGAAGGCCGGGACGCGGAGTTCTGGCTGGACAGCCGCAAGGTGCACGTGTTCGACCCGACGACGGGGGAGAACCTGACCCGGGACGCCGAGGCCGGTGCCGAGCTGACCCGGCTGGCCGCCGAGGACCGGGTCGAGCAGGTCCAGTCGGCGGAGGGACAGGGGATCAGCGCCGCCTGACGGCGACTGCGGGTGGGCTGCCACCCGCGCTGCCCGGTGCAGGAGGGCCTGCGCCGGGCAGCTGCCCGGCGCAGGCATGATCATGCCCGGGGTTTGTGCTGCGGCGTCGCTGCGCACCTGTCCCGGGAGACCCTGGCCGGACACTGGAGGCAGCAGCATGGACATCACCGCGACCGACGAGTGGGCAGCCCTTGCCGAGCACCACCGCGCGGTCGGCGACCGGACGCTGCGCGAGCTGTTCGCCGAGGACCCCGGACGCGGGACCCGGCTGACCGGCACCGCCGGCGACCTGCACGTCGACCTCGCCAAGCACCGGGTCACCGACGAGACGCTGCAGCTGCTGGTGGCGCTGGCCGAGCGGGCCGGCGTGCCGGAGCGGATCGCGGCGATGTTCCGCGGCGAGCACATCAACACCACCGAGGACCGCGCCGTCCTGCACGTCGCGCTGCGCGCCCCGGAGTCGGTGCCGCTCACCGTCGACGGCCAGGACGTCACCGCCGACGTGCACGCCGTGCTGGGCAAGATGCGCACCTTCGCCGACCGGGTGCGATCGGGGGAGTGGACGGGGCACACCGGCGAGCGGATCCGGGCCGTCGTGAACATCGGCATCGGTGGCTCCGACCTCGGCCCGGCGATGGCCTACACCGCCCTGCAGGACTCCAGCGACCGCGGGATCACCGCCCGCTTCGTGTCCAACATCGACCCGACCGACTTCGCCGAGAAGACCCGTGACCTCGACCCGGCGACCACCCTCTTCGTCGTCTGCTCCAAGACCTTCACCACGCTGGAGACGCTGACCAACGCGACCGTCGCCCGGGACTGGCTGCTGGCCTCGGGTGCCGACGAGTCGGCCGTGGCCAAGCACTTCGTGGCGGTCTCCACCAACACCGAGGCCGTGGCCGAGTTCGGCATCGACACCGCCAACATGTTCGAGTTCTGGGACTGGGTGGGCGGCCGCTACTCGTTCACCTCGGCGATCGGGCTCTCGCTGATGGTCGCGATCGGCCCGGACGCCTATGCCGAGATGCTCGCCGGCTTCCACGCCGTCGACGAGCACTTCCGGACCGCGCCGCTCGCGGAGAACATGCCGTTGGTCCAGGGGCTGCTGAACGTCTGGTACACCGACTTCTTCGGCGCCCAGAGCCACGCCGTCCTGCCCTACAGCCAGTACCTGTCCCGGCTGCCGGCCTACCTGCAGCAGCTCACGATGGAGAGCAACGGCAAGTCCGTGCAGGCCGACGGGCAGCCGGTGACGACGGCGACCGGCGAGGTCTACTGGGGTGAGCCGGGCACCAACGGCCAGCACGCCTTCCACCAGCTGCTGCACCAGGGCACCTCGCTGATCCCGGCCGACTTCATCGGGTTCGGGGAGCCGAACCACGACATCGGCGAGATGCACGACCTGCTGATGGCCAACATGTTCGCGCAGAGCGCCGCGCTCGCGTTCGGCAAGACCGCGGAGGAGGTCGCCGCCGACGGCACGCCGGCCGACGTCGTCCCGCACAAGGTGATGCCGGGCAACCGCCCCTCGACCACGATCCTGGCGCCGAAGCTGACCCCAGCCACGCTCGGGCAGCTGATCGCCTTCTACGAGCACACCGTCTTCACCCAGGGCGCGATCTGGCAGATCGACTCCTTCGACCAGTGGGGGGTCGAGCTGGGCAAGGTGATGGCCCGCCAGCTGGCCCCGGCGCTGACCAGTGAGGCCGCGCCGGACATGGAGAGCCCGGAGATCGACGCGGACGCCTCCACCGCCGCCCTCGTCGCGCACTACCGCCGGCTGCGAGGCCGCCCGGTCTGAACCCGCCCCGCGTCCTCAGCGGTGATCAGGTGACCTGATCACCCACTGTCCCCCCGCACCAGCGTTGGTGCGGGGGGACAGTCGCTGGTGCGGGCGGACGTGCCCGCGGTGTGCCGGAGGGTGTGCGGTGGCTGGCCGGGGGCGACGCCTGGGACGATGATCGGGACAGCGTCATCCGTGTCGCACCACCTGCCGCCCGGCGGGGCCGGAGCACCGGACCAGGAGGAACCATGCCGAACCCGTTCGTGAAGCTGTGGAAGTACCTGACGGCCTCGGCCAACGACCAGATCGACCAGCGCGCCGACCCCAAGATCCAGATCCAGCAGGCGATCGAGGCGGAGCAGCAGCGGCACCAGGCCCTGGCCAACCAGGCCGCCGCGGTGCTGGGCAACCAGCGCCAGCTGGAGATGCGGTTGAGCCGGCAGCTCGGGGAGATCGAGAAGCTGCAGGCTTCCGCCCGGCAGGCGCTCACCCTCGCCGACCAGACCCGCGCCGCCGGGGACGCCGCCAAGGCCGCCGAGTACGAGCAGGCCGCCCAGGCCTTCGCCACCCAGCTGGTCAGTGGCGAGCAGGCGGTGGAGGACCTCAAGCGCAGCCACGACGAGGCGCTGCAGGCGGCCGAGCAGGCCAAGGGCGCGGTGGAGCAGAGCCGGATGCGGCTGCAGTCGACGCTGGCCGAGCGCACCAAGCTGATGTCGCAGCTCGAGCAGGCCAAGATGCAGGAGCAGGTGTCCGCCTCACTGCGGTCGGTCAACGAGCTGTCCGCACCCGGCAACACCCCCAACCTCGGTGAGGTGCGGGACAAGATCGAAGCCCGCTACGCCACCGCCCTGGGGCAGGCGGAACTCGCGCAGAACTCGGTCGAGGGCCGGATGCTCGAGGTCGAGAAGGCGACCATCGACGTCGCCGGTGCCTCCCGGCTGGCCGAGATCCGCGCGTCCATGGGCGGCGGGACCCAGGCCATCAGCGGCACCCAGGCCGCCGGTGCCATCGAGCAGGGCACCCCGCCGGTGACCGGGCTCGGCGCCGAGACCCCGGCTGCCCAGCCGGCGGAGCGGCCCGAGCAGTAGGACGCCCGCGTCCTCCTGCCCCCGGAGACGAGTCCTGGAGCCCCGTCGTCCCGCTGGACGACGGGGCTCCGGCGTCCCCGGGTGCGGGTGGTCAGGTGGTCGGGGTCAGGTGGCGGCGATGGACGCCGGGTGGCCGGGCTCGCCGGTGCGGGCCAGCGGGTCGATCGGACTGCGCGCGGCCTGGCACGCGGGGCACCAGTAGGTCACCCGCTCCTGGGTGTCCGGACCCTGGTCGCCCAGCAGCACCGCGGTCCGGCAGCGGCGGCAGGGCCGACCTCGGCGGCCGAACACCCAGTGGTCCTCACCGCGCCGGGTCGAGCCGGTGGTGCTCTGCTCGGGGCGGTCCCGGTTGGCCAGCATCAACGTGCGGGCCCGCTCGACCAGCCCGGGCAGGTCGGGGACGTCGGCGACGCGGGTCCACGGGTGGGTGCGGGTCATGAACAGCGTCTCGACCTTGTAGAGGTTGCCGATGCCGGCCAGGTTCCGCTGGTCCAGGATGGCGACGCCGATCTGTTCGTCGGGGTGCGAGCGGAGCCGGCGCAGGGCCTCCTCCAGGTCCCAGTCCGGGCCCAGAACGTCGGGCCCCAGGTGGCCCACCAGCTCGTCCTCGTCGCTGGTCGGCACGATCCGCAGGTCGTGCAGCCGGTAGCCGACGCAGTCCCACTCGTCGGTGGCCAGGACCGCCCGGATGCTGTGCGCGGGGCCGCCCTTCCACGGGGTGCCCTTCCGGTAGATGTGCCAGCTGCCGTCCATCCGGTAGTGGCTGCGCAGCGTGCGGCCGTCGGCGAAGCGGGTGAGCATGTGCTTGCCGCGGGGGACGACCTCGGTGACGGTGGCGCCAGCGAGGTCGACGGTGGCCAGCTGGGGGACGCGCAGCTCGCCCTTGGTGAGCGTGGCGCCGGCCAGCGCGGTGTTCATCCGCTGGGCGGCCAGCCAGACTGTGTCTCCCTCGGGCATCCCGCCATGATCCCCGCCCGCGCAGGCCGGCGCCGGGCGTGGCGGCCGTCTCCTGGGTAGGTCCGTCGCCGGCGCCCGCCCCACGCCGGCGGCCGGCCCGTCCTGCGCCGGGCGTGGTGGCGCCCTCGTGGGCCAGCCGCCATCCCGCCCGGTGCGGGCGGGCCGGCTACCGGCGGGCCCGGCGCGCCTCGGTCCCGGGCTCCCCGGTCCGCGCGCGTGGGTCGACCGGTGCCGGCGTGGCCTGGCAGCGCGGGCACCACCAGGTGATCCGCTCCTGCAGGTCGGGGCCCTGGTCGCCGAGCAGGATCGGCGTCCGGCAGCGGCGGCACGGCCGGCCCGTGCGGCCGGCGACCCAGTGGTCCTGGCCTCGGCGGGTCTCGCCGGTGGTGCTCTGCTCGGGGCGGTCGCGGTTGGCCAGCATCAGCGTGCGAGCCCGCTCGACGAGCGCGCGCAGGTCGGGGACGTCGGCGACTCGCGCCCAGGGGTTGACCCCGGTCAGGAAGAGCGACTCGACCTTGTACAGGTTCCCGGGGCCGGCCAGGTTCCGCTGGTCCAGGATCGCGACGCCGATCTGTTCGTCGGGGTGCGAGCGGAGCCGGCGCAGGGCCTCCTCCAGGTCCCAGTC
The Modestobacter marinus DNA segment above includes these coding regions:
- a CDS encoding DNA-formamidopyrimidine glycosylase family protein produces the protein MPEGDTVWLAAQRMNTALAGATLTKGELRVPQLATVDLAGATVTEVVPRGKHMLTRFADGRTLRSHYRMDGSWHIYRKGTPWKGGPAHSIRAVLATDEWDCVGYRLHDLRIVPTSDEDELVGHLGPDVLGPDWDLEEALRRLRSHPDEQIGVAILDQRNLAGIGNLYKVETLFMTRTHPWTRVADVPDLPGLVERARTLMLANRDRPEQSTTGSTRRGEDHWVFGRRGRPCRRCRTAVLLGDQGPDTQERVTYWCPACQAARSPIDPLARTGEPGHPASIAAT
- a CDS encoding ABC transporter ATP-binding protein, translated to MASIEMKNIVKKYGDGFPAVNDVSLDIDEGEFMILVGPSGCGKSTLLRMIVGLEDITSGDMVIGGKRVNDKAPRERNLSMVFQNYALYPHLTVFENIAFPLRLAKVDDAEVQRRVNEAADVLELHEHLERKPANLSGGQRQRVAMGRAIVRQAEAFLFDEPLSNLDAKLRGQMRTEISRLQRRLGITTVYVTHDQTEAMTLGDRVCVLRKGKIQQVASPRELYEQPVNLFVAGFIGSPPMNFLPATLEGSRLTTPFGDIELDERRASAVAGRDLLLVGIRPEYFEDASLVDEAKRPLGSVFTARVDVTEWLGDSQFAYIPYEAPDEIRSQLRELSKELDAEELRTQAIVSIDATSRIREGRDAEFWLDSRKVHVFDPTTGENLTRDAEAGAELTRLAAEDRVEQVQSAEGQGISAA
- the pgi gene encoding glucose-6-phosphate isomerase, which translates into the protein MDITATDEWAALAEHHRAVGDRTLRELFAEDPGRGTRLTGTAGDLHVDLAKHRVTDETLQLLVALAERAGVPERIAAMFRGEHINTTEDRAVLHVALRAPESVPLTVDGQDVTADVHAVLGKMRTFADRVRSGEWTGHTGERIRAVVNIGIGGSDLGPAMAYTALQDSSDRGITARFVSNIDPTDFAEKTRDLDPATTLFVVCSKTFTTLETLTNATVARDWLLASGADESAVAKHFVAVSTNTEAVAEFGIDTANMFEFWDWVGGRYSFTSAIGLSLMVAIGPDAYAEMLAGFHAVDEHFRTAPLAENMPLVQGLLNVWYTDFFGAQSHAVLPYSQYLSRLPAYLQQLTMESNGKSVQADGQPVTTATGEVYWGEPGTNGQHAFHQLLHQGTSLIPADFIGFGEPNHDIGEMHDLLMANMFAQSAALAFGKTAEEVAADGTPADVVPHKVMPGNRPSTTILAPKLTPATLGQLIAFYEHTVFTQGAIWQIDSFDQWGVELGKVMARQLAPALTSEAAPDMESPEIDADASTAALVAHYRRLRGRPV
- a CDS encoding PspA/IM30 family protein codes for the protein MPNPFVKLWKYLTASANDQIDQRADPKIQIQQAIEAEQQRHQALANQAAAVLGNQRQLEMRLSRQLGEIEKLQASARQALTLADQTRAAGDAAKAAEYEQAAQAFATQLVSGEQAVEDLKRSHDEALQAAEQAKGAVEQSRMRLQSTLAERTKLMSQLEQAKMQEQVSASLRSVNELSAPGNTPNLGEVRDKIEARYATALGQAELAQNSVEGRMLEVEKATIDVAGASRLAEIRASMGGGTQAISGTQAAGAIEQGTPPVTGLGAETPAAQPAERPEQ
- a CDS encoding DNA-formamidopyrimidine glycosylase family protein — protein: MPEGDTVWLAAQRMNTALAGATLRRGELRVPQLATLDLAGATVTEVVPRGKHMLIRLADDRTLRTHYRMDGSWHIYRTGSPWRGGPGHSIRAVLATDEWDCVGYRLHDMRVVPTSQESELVGHLGPDVLGPDWDLEEALRRLRSHPDEQIGVAILDQRNLAGPGNLYKVESLFLTGVNPWARVADVPDLRALVERARTLMLANRDRPEQSTTGETRRGQDHWVAGRTGRPCRRCRTPILLGDQGPDLQERITWWCPRCQATPAPVDPRARTGEPGTEARRARR